A DNA window from Luteolibacter luteus contains the following coding sequences:
- a CDS encoding protein-disulfide reductase DsbD domain-containing protein → MAASLPFVSTAFAGVKSGHAEAELISGSASYQAGKPVAVGIKLKFDTGWHGYWINPGEAGMPLSAKWTLPEGWKAGELRNPIPKRFKTGELSGYGYEGEAVYLVDLTPPAGASGEADFKVKLSWLTCNDSACVPGDVELSLKLPAGDGASGQSGEAIAAAKKKMPAPAKDTSLTLEENGDNLTLTIKGPESLDLTGAKAFPATPQVVADTTDLVFERKEGVWVAEAPKNEYAEGQIALLDIVLYGGKVAEPLSVTWRAAK, encoded by the coding sequence ATGGCCGCCAGCCTTCCCTTCGTGTCCACCGCCTTCGCCGGGGTGAAATCCGGCCACGCCGAGGCGGAGCTAATCAGTGGCTCAGCCTCCTACCAAGCCGGCAAACCGGTCGCGGTCGGCATCAAGCTGAAATTCGACACCGGTTGGCATGGTTACTGGATCAACCCGGGCGAAGCCGGCATGCCACTCTCCGCGAAGTGGACCCTCCCCGAAGGCTGGAAGGCCGGCGAGCTGCGCAATCCGATCCCCAAGCGATTCAAGACCGGCGAACTCTCCGGCTACGGCTACGAGGGCGAGGCCGTGTACCTCGTCGATCTCACCCCGCCCGCCGGTGCCAGTGGCGAGGCCGACTTCAAGGTGAAGCTCTCCTGGCTGACCTGCAATGACAGCGCCTGCGTGCCTGGCGATGTGGAGCTTTCCCTGAAACTTCCCGCAGGCGACGGCGCTTCCGGCCAGTCCGGCGAAGCGATTGCCGCGGCGAAAAAGAAGATGCCCGCACCTGCGAAGGACACCTCCCTGACCCTGGAGGAAAACGGGGACAACCTGACTCTCACGATCAAAGGACCGGAAAGCCTCGATCTCACCGGAGCGAAGGCTTTTCCGGCCACCCCGCAGGTCGTAGCCGACACCACGGACCTCGTTTTCGAGCGGAAAGAAGGAGTCTGGGTGGCCGAAGCACCAAAAAATGAATACGCCGAGGGCCAGATCGCTCTACTCGATATCGTCCTTTACGGGGGGAAGGTCGCCGAACCGCTCTCCGTGACGTGGCGTGCCGCAAAGTGA
- a CDS encoding BlaI/MecI/CopY family transcriptional regulator → MSNAESLARRERQVMDILYRKGEATAQEVLDEMTDAPTYSAVRALLATMMEKGLVAFRKDSRRYVYRPAVPEKKAKRSALKQLLSTFFEGRPEKLVAALLDPKDQQLSTEEIEKIRKLIGPEDSK, encoded by the coding sequence ATGAGCAATGCGGAAAGCTTGGCCCGCCGTGAGCGGCAGGTGATGGACATTTTGTATCGGAAGGGTGAAGCCACGGCGCAGGAGGTGCTGGATGAAATGACGGATGCTCCTACCTACTCCGCCGTGCGGGCGCTGCTTGCGACGATGATGGAGAAAGGTCTGGTCGCATTTCGCAAGGACTCGCGCCGCTACGTGTATCGTCCGGCGGTGCCGGAAAAGAAGGCGAAGCGCTCCGCCTTGAAGCAATTGCTCTCCACTTTCTTTGAAGGCCGGCCGGAGAAGCTGGTGGCCGCCTTGCTGGATCCGAAGGACCAGCAACTGAGCACGGAAGAGATCGAGAAGATCCGCAAGCTGATCGGACCCGAAGATTCGAAGTAG
- a CDS encoding M56 family metallopeptidase, with protein sequence MIATAIAFSLIAATAVWLAGRRDVARDPRLTLCALILLALFPLLFFLPKWEVLPPADVAEEQSAFMRWLPWIWGIGVAIASQRLVTALAQLLKWRRESERVGVREAGDLIVDVRLLRSYPGPVAAGIWSPVIFVPAEWEEWPPETREAVLAHEMKHHQRRDPLWRAIGAVACTLHWCNPLVWWMSRRLADQCEFACDEAVVADGFRADRYANVLCDLAASAKAPATTLAMAHQGGLEARVRRMMTKVPRGSRAALVLLIVFTALTAIGLVILRRAERPAKPAIPVEEIRTRLEADPFPGD encoded by the coding sequence ATGATCGCGACCGCCATCGCCTTCTCGCTGATCGCTGCCACCGCCGTGTGGCTGGCGGGACGGCGTGATGTGGCGCGCGATCCACGGCTGACCTTGTGCGCCCTTATCTTGCTTGCGCTGTTCCCCTTGTTGTTCTTTCTGCCGAAGTGGGAGGTGCTGCCTCCTGCGGATGTGGCGGAAGAGCAATCCGCGTTCATGCGGTGGTTGCCGTGGATCTGGGGCATCGGTGTGGCGATCGCATCGCAGCGTCTGGTGACCGCGCTGGCCCAATTGCTGAAGTGGCGCCGTGAGTCCGAGCGCGTCGGCGTGCGTGAAGCGGGTGATCTGATCGTCGATGTCCGGCTTCTGAGAAGCTACCCGGGCCCGGTGGCTGCGGGGATCTGGAGTCCTGTGATCTTCGTGCCTGCGGAATGGGAAGAGTGGCCGCCGGAAACGCGGGAAGCGGTTCTCGCCCATGAGATGAAGCATCACCAGCGCCGCGATCCCTTGTGGCGGGCGATTGGTGCGGTGGCCTGCACGCTTCACTGGTGCAATCCGCTGGTCTGGTGGATGTCCCGCCGCTTGGCGGATCAGTGTGAGTTTGCCTGCGATGAAGCGGTGGTGGCGGATGGCTTCCGGGCGGACCGCTACGCGAACGTTCTCTGCGATCTGGCAGCCTCGGCGAAGGCTCCTGCGACCACGCTGGCCATGGCTCATCAAGGTGGCTTGGAAGCGCGGGTACGCCGGATGATGACGAAGGTGCCGAGGGGATCCCGTGCTGCGCTGGTACTGTTGATCGTGTTCACCGCGCTCACCGCGATCGGACTGGTGATCCTGCGACGTGCCGAGCGCCCGGCGAAGCCGGCGATTCCCGTGGAAGAGATTCGGACGAGGTTGGAGGCGGATCCGTTTCCGGGGGATTGA
- a CDS encoding AraC family transcriptional regulator has translation MEELPPGQFRHLFDHLPGTLFFAKNREGRLMAGNPAFVKRCGFQREDQIVGLTDKQIFPPRLADKYHRDDEKVITTKQPLLGLIELFPNSQGRPEWFITDKLPLFDKHGNVCGLCGTVRSYEEQRAAIQPYLELAEVAEHLKANFRERLEVAELAEIAGLSVRQFERKFRKTFQTTPRSYLMRMRVIKACELLAGSNLPITEVALEAGFYDHSDFSRQFRKHMGQAPTAYRREKRGGGPKLPR, from the coding sequence ATGGAAGAGCTCCCCCCGGGACAGTTCCGCCATCTTTTCGACCACCTCCCGGGCACGCTCTTTTTCGCCAAGAACCGCGAGGGACGTCTCATGGCAGGAAACCCCGCTTTCGTGAAAAGATGCGGATTCCAGAGGGAAGACCAGATCGTCGGTCTGACGGACAAGCAGATCTTTCCTCCCCGCCTGGCCGACAAGTACCACCGGGACGATGAAAAGGTGATCACCACCAAGCAGCCCCTGCTGGGCCTGATCGAACTTTTCCCAAATTCCCAAGGCCGCCCCGAGTGGTTCATCACCGACAAGCTCCCGCTCTTCGACAAGCACGGGAATGTCTGCGGCCTCTGTGGCACCGTCCGCTCCTATGAAGAACAGCGCGCGGCCATCCAGCCCTACTTGGAGCTCGCCGAGGTGGCAGAGCACCTGAAGGCCAATTTCCGCGAGCGCTTGGAAGTCGCCGAACTGGCAGAGATCGCCGGGCTTTCGGTGCGGCAGTTCGAGCGGAAGTTCCGCAAGACCTTCCAGACGACCCCGCGCAGCTACCTGATGCGGATGCGGGTGATCAAAGCCTGCGAGCTCCTCGCGGGATCAAATCTCCCGATCACGGAGGTGGCTCTCGAAGCAGGCTTCTACGACCATAGCGACTTCTCTCGCCAATTCCGCAAGCACATGGGCCAAGCACCCACGGCCTATCGACGGGAGAAGCGCGGCGGCGGCCCGAAACTGCCTCGATAG
- a CDS encoding PepSY domain-containing protein, which produces MKSAWIRKAHRWLGLVFSITLLMSSGSGVLHIVMTRTQQAPPPARPSGGGLEPASIQVSLADATSASGGTGPVMAANIRAISGAPCYQLFFPGEKTPRYVDATTGKADPQLEETYASQIASSFLGGAEVKKTGYLEDFNDEYINIFRILPVHRFDVADGKGTRVYVSTVTGSVTRHTDDSKQFEASAFTRFHKFGFITNKDLRDWLLGGVTGAVFFVSLLGIWLFFLTRPKKRKLEA; this is translated from the coding sequence ATGAAATCCGCATGGATCCGCAAGGCCCACCGCTGGCTCGGGCTTGTCTTCAGTATCACCCTGCTCATGTCGTCCGGCAGCGGCGTCCTGCACATCGTGATGACGCGCACCCAGCAAGCTCCACCGCCCGCCCGACCCTCGGGCGGTGGCCTGGAGCCCGCGTCCATCCAAGTCTCCTTGGCTGATGCAACATCCGCCTCCGGCGGAACCGGTCCCGTGATGGCCGCAAACATCCGCGCCATCTCCGGTGCTCCCTGCTACCAGCTCTTCTTCCCCGGCGAAAAGACACCTCGCTACGTCGATGCCACTACCGGGAAAGCCGACCCGCAGCTTGAGGAAACATACGCCTCACAAATCGCTTCCAGCTTCTTGGGTGGAGCGGAGGTGAAAAAGACCGGTTATCTGGAAGACTTCAACGACGAGTACATCAACATCTTCCGCATCCTGCCCGTCCATCGCTTTGATGTCGCCGATGGCAAGGGCACGCGCGTCTATGTTTCCACCGTGACCGGCAGCGTCACCCGCCACACCGATGACTCGAAGCAATTCGAAGCAAGCGCCTTTACCCGGTTCCACAAGTTCGGCTTCATCACCAACAAGGACCTGCGCGACTGGCTGCTCGGCGGCGTCACTGGAGCCGTCTTCTTCGTCTCCCTGCTCGGCATCTGGCTCTTCTTCCTCACCCGCCCCAAAAAGCGGAAGCTCGAAGCCTGA
- a CDS encoding redoxin family protein: protein MKQHTFLGAVVGAMICSATAWAVEPGEAAPAFTVKNTKGEEVSLSDYKGKVVVLEWINYECPFVKKHYGSGNIPKLQETYTGKGVVWLSVNSSAEGQQGYLAGTELADRSKKEGNKASQIVLDADGKVGKAYGAKTTPHLFVIDKEGKVAYNGAIDSKSTTDVADIETADSYISDALDSVLGGKTVEKAKTQPYGCGVKYAK, encoded by the coding sequence ATGAAACAACACACATTCCTCGGTGCCGTGGTCGGCGCCATGATCTGCAGCGCTACCGCCTGGGCCGTCGAGCCGGGTGAAGCAGCACCGGCCTTCACCGTGAAGAACACGAAGGGCGAGGAAGTTTCCCTGTCCGATTACAAGGGCAAGGTCGTGGTGCTCGAGTGGATCAACTACGAGTGCCCCTTCGTGAAGAAGCACTACGGCAGCGGCAATATCCCGAAGCTTCAGGAGACCTACACCGGCAAGGGCGTGGTTTGGCTTTCGGTGAATTCTTCGGCGGAAGGCCAGCAGGGTTACCTCGCCGGCACTGAACTCGCCGACCGCTCCAAGAAGGAAGGCAACAAGGCCAGCCAGATCGTCCTCGATGCCGATGGCAAGGTCGGCAAGGCCTACGGCGCCAAGACCACCCCTCACCTCTTCGTCATCGATAAGGAAGGCAAGGTCGCCTACAACGGCGCAATCGACTCCAAGTCCACCACCGACGTGGCTGACATCGAAACCGCCGACAGCTATATCTCCGATGCGCTTGATTCGGTCCTCGGTGGCAAGACCGTCGAGAAGGCCAAGACCCAGCCCTACGGCTGCGGCGTGAAGTACGCCAAGTAA
- a CDS encoding TonB-dependent receptor family protein: MHAFQVFSLTTAALSGILIQNSFAEEKPHQLDEMVVEATPAGKKESPSLTVPTVKDSRADLEKTPGGVEVVDAERYLTGRASTVADTFALSAGVFAQPRFGSDEARLSIRGSGLQRTFHGRGIRLLQDGVPLNLADGGFDFQALDPLSASYINVWRGGNALAYGSSTLGGAIDYITHTGLTSPGYSARLEAGSFGYFRARLAGGFSEGSRDLYFSLSQASQDGFRDHSAQNNQRLFANFGWKIADNIETRLYLTSVFTDSELPGNLTKAQLETDPEQAGLTQIIGDQKRDFQLFRLASKTTVTNGNTSLDFIGAWTYKDLDHPIFQVVDQRSNDGLLGLTLTNTDELFGREQRFRAGVMFTRGETDAANYLNVGGDRGALVQKNDQIATNLEAFVESQLELGAGFTGILGAAASHNERENRRVFGPTPPNSSYDRSYDDFAPKVGLRWDANEEKSIQVYANVSGSYEPPSFSESGTAVVATEAQDALTYEIGTRGTHRFARWDLSLYHADIENELLTIQIPPGGGATGTINANDTIHQGVELAGEIDLLGAAWEENPAHRLVFRSAWTYGSYRFDNDPIYGDNYIAGLPKHLIRGELTWENDCGWYAGPTFEWVPSDAFIDHANTFSADSYALLGFKLGRRVDEGISWFIEGKNLTDERYAATTGVIEDANGSDQAQFLPGDGRGVYAGIEVKW; encoded by the coding sequence TTCAGAACTCCTTTGCAGAGGAGAAACCCCACCAGCTCGACGAAATGGTCGTCGAGGCCACTCCCGCAGGCAAAAAGGAATCCCCTTCCCTGACCGTTCCCACGGTGAAGGATAGCCGTGCCGATCTCGAAAAGACGCCCGGTGGCGTCGAAGTCGTCGATGCCGAGCGCTATCTCACGGGTCGCGCCAGCACCGTTGCGGATACCTTTGCCCTCTCCGCCGGGGTCTTCGCCCAGCCGCGCTTCGGCTCGGATGAAGCCCGGCTTTCCATCCGCGGCTCGGGCCTCCAGCGTACCTTCCACGGTCGCGGTATCCGCCTCCTCCAGGACGGCGTGCCGCTGAATCTTGCGGACGGTGGCTTCGACTTCCAGGCGCTCGATCCACTATCCGCTTCGTACATCAATGTCTGGCGCGGCGGAAATGCCCTCGCCTATGGCTCCTCCACTCTCGGCGGCGCGATCGATTACATCACGCATACCGGCCTCACTTCTCCGGGCTACTCGGCACGCCTCGAGGCCGGCTCCTTCGGCTACTTCCGCGCACGCCTCGCAGGCGGCTTCAGCGAAGGTTCGCGCGATCTCTACTTCAGCCTCTCGCAGGCATCCCAGGATGGCTTCCGGGATCATTCTGCTCAGAACAACCAGCGCCTCTTCGCCAACTTCGGGTGGAAGATCGCGGACAACATCGAAACGCGCCTCTACCTCACCTCCGTCTTCACCGACTCGGAGCTTCCCGGAAACCTGACCAAGGCCCAGTTGGAGACAGACCCCGAACAAGCGGGACTCACCCAGATCATCGGAGACCAGAAGCGTGACTTCCAGCTCTTCCGGCTCGCGAGCAAGACCACCGTAACGAACGGGAACACCTCGCTCGATTTCATCGGCGCATGGACCTACAAGGATCTCGATCACCCTATCTTCCAAGTCGTCGACCAGCGTTCGAACGATGGATTGTTAGGTCTGACCCTGACGAATACCGATGAGCTCTTCGGTCGCGAACAACGCTTTCGCGCAGGTGTGATGTTCACGCGCGGGGAGACCGACGCCGCCAACTACTTGAACGTCGGCGGGGACCGCGGCGCGCTCGTCCAGAAGAACGATCAGATCGCGACCAATCTGGAAGCCTTCGTGGAAAGCCAGCTGGAACTCGGGGCCGGATTCACGGGGATCCTCGGCGCCGCCGCTTCCCACAATGAACGCGAGAACCGCCGCGTGTTCGGCCCCACACCGCCGAACAGCAGCTATGACCGGAGCTACGATGACTTCGCACCGAAGGTAGGCCTGCGCTGGGATGCCAATGAAGAGAAGAGCATCCAAGTCTACGCCAATGTGAGCGGAAGCTACGAGCCACCTTCCTTCAGCGAATCGGGTACCGCCGTGGTCGCGACCGAAGCACAGGATGCACTCACCTATGAAATCGGCACCCGCGGCACCCACCGCTTCGCCCGCTGGGATCTCTCGCTCTACCACGCGGATATCGAGAATGAGCTGCTCACCATCCAGATCCCGCCAGGCGGCGGTGCCACCGGCACGATCAATGCCAACGATACCATCCACCAGGGTGTTGAGCTCGCTGGAGAGATCGATCTGCTGGGGGCGGCATGGGAGGAAAACCCCGCACATCGCCTCGTTTTCCGCAGTGCTTGGACCTACGGCAGCTATCGCTTCGACAACGATCCGATCTACGGAGACAACTACATTGCTGGACTTCCCAAGCACCTCATCCGCGGCGAACTGACCTGGGAAAACGATTGCGGCTGGTATGCCGGCCCCACCTTCGAGTGGGTCCCATCCGACGCCTTCATCGACCATGCCAATACCTTCTCGGCTGATAGCTACGCGCTTCTCGGCTTCAAGCTGGGCCGCCGTGTCGACGAGGGCATCTCTTGGTTCATCGAGGGCAAGAACCTCACCGACGAACGCTACGCTGCCACTACGGGAGTCATTGAAGACGCCAACGGTAGCGACCAAGCCCAGTTCCTCCCCGGAGATGGCCGCGGCGTCTACGCCGGCATCGAAGTGAAGTGGTAA
- a CDS encoding PVC-type heme-binding CxxCH protein produces MHALRLSILLPLAALGAVLAKPLVAPKPEARRLEVLFFGAPTAAHAAHDPVTRYRSIKKHLGVEGIDFTYTEDPAEALNADTLKKYDALLMYGNWDQNGPMPAGQLKALTEYVNNGGAFLPIHCASACYGGSPEFIKLVGGRFKSHTTGVFKVTNVNKSHPIMKGYDGFEAWDETYEHDNQGDDRVILEKRDQEPWSWVREQGKGRVFYTAAGHDHRVWDLNEFNDFIKRGIFWSVGPEKYRLLQNLKLPKLEEEKVELPGYLKRELITKAQKPISPEESMKLAQVPVGFELALFASEPDIVNPIFVNWDHKGRAFVIQTVDYPNNLHEGNIGNDKIIIAEDKDNDGRADKFTTFADKLSIPTSLVFANGGVICTNGSDMLFLKDTNGDDKADVREVLFTGFNMGDTHAGVSNLRYGHDGWIYATIGYSGFKGTVGGVQHQFNQGVFRFKPDGSKLEYLQPTTNNTWGLGTTSDFDIMGSTANGNPSFYLTHPKADYDAAGLQTPRTPRADSNPIFNPSSMDIRQVDQFDRYTAGAGHAFYTAERFPEAWREKTAFVTEGTGKLAGVFEVSREGAGFKSVQSNNNIYNSADAWSGPVCAEVGPDGAVWMCDWYNLIIQHNPTPSKGSSGLDARNGKGNAYETPLRDTKFGRIYRIYPGGSPDDSNPGLDPEKPATLLAGLNHPNLFWRLHAQRLLIESGNKVFAPKLTEVAAGGDRAAAHAIYALAGLNALEPSTISQALASKVRAVRRAGIICGTPQQLKEGLIVDGKFQIEDARDLADAMVAISRGPVDVEVGKALFALITANESKISQDTPLKDGWQIAANRQAPGVLAAAVAAGFGGSQAAAEMPNLMPNPDFSDVAGGKPANWTDLRFYVGDRDGVKLTASPDGREGSMALSISSAKNSDCGAAVTVKVKQRTRYRLSAWIKTQDLKPAGDGPGALLNVHGGERTQGVKGTKDWTQVSTDVETGDRSELLVHCLFGGYGGATGTAWYDDISLTEIAGGSGLAGMLDQVAARFSTTGDAAAKQALADEIGKSEGGFAKKLLAQLNTKPAAPAPTKDKKNKPDSAVHERGAAIYGLTCIACHGPDGKGVAGAFPPLDGSDWLVEDPSVAIRIIVHGLQGPVKVSGQEFTNVMPPLIDLDDQKVSDVLTYVRQSWSNDLPAVTPAQVKDIRTKFKDRTTPWTAKELGH; encoded by the coding sequence ATGCACGCGCTTCGTCTTTCTATCCTCCTGCCTCTGGCCGCACTTGGTGCGGTGCTGGCGAAACCCCTGGTCGCTCCGAAGCCGGAAGCCAGGCGTCTCGAAGTCCTGTTCTTTGGTGCCCCCACTGCCGCTCATGCCGCGCATGATCCGGTGACGCGCTACCGGAGCATCAAGAAACACCTCGGCGTCGAGGGCATCGACTTCACCTACACCGAAGATCCGGCGGAGGCGCTCAATGCCGATACGCTGAAGAAATACGATGCCCTCCTGATGTACGGCAATTGGGACCAGAACGGCCCGATGCCTGCCGGCCAGCTCAAGGCGCTGACCGAGTATGTGAACAATGGCGGAGCTTTCCTGCCGATCCACTGTGCGTCCGCTTGCTACGGAGGCTCGCCGGAGTTCATCAAGCTCGTCGGTGGCCGCTTCAAGTCCCACACAACCGGTGTGTTCAAGGTGACGAATGTCAACAAGAGCCACCCGATCATGAAGGGCTACGATGGTTTCGAAGCCTGGGATGAAACCTACGAGCACGACAACCAAGGCGACGACCGCGTGATCCTCGAGAAGCGCGACCAGGAGCCATGGAGCTGGGTGCGCGAGCAGGGCAAGGGCCGCGTTTTCTACACCGCCGCCGGCCATGACCACCGCGTGTGGGACCTCAATGAGTTCAACGATTTCATCAAGCGCGGCATCTTCTGGAGCGTGGGGCCGGAGAAATACCGCCTGCTGCAGAACCTGAAGCTGCCGAAGCTTGAAGAAGAAAAGGTCGAGCTGCCGGGATACCTGAAGCGCGAGCTGATCACAAAGGCCCAGAAGCCGATCTCGCCGGAAGAGTCGATGAAGCTGGCGCAAGTGCCGGTGGGCTTCGAGCTGGCGCTGTTCGCCTCCGAGCCGGACATCGTGAACCCGATCTTTGTGAACTGGGATCACAAGGGCCGCGCCTTTGTTATCCAGACTGTCGATTACCCGAACAACCTGCATGAGGGGAATATCGGCAACGACAAGATCATCATCGCCGAAGACAAGGACAATGACGGCCGCGCCGACAAGTTCACGACCTTCGCCGACAAGCTCTCGATCCCGACCTCGCTCGTCTTTGCCAATGGCGGGGTGATCTGCACGAACGGATCCGACATGCTGTTCCTCAAGGACACCAACGGCGACGACAAGGCTGATGTCCGCGAGGTCCTCTTCACCGGCTTCAACATGGGTGATACCCACGCCGGCGTGTCGAACCTGCGCTACGGCCACGATGGCTGGATCTACGCGACAATTGGTTACTCCGGCTTCAAGGGCACGGTGGGTGGCGTCCAACATCAGTTCAACCAAGGTGTCTTCCGCTTCAAGCCGGATGGCTCCAAGCTGGAGTATCTCCAGCCGACCACGAACAATACCTGGGGCCTCGGCACCACGTCGGATTTCGACATCATGGGTTCCACCGCGAATGGCAACCCGTCCTTCTACCTGACGCATCCGAAGGCAGACTACGATGCCGCGGGTTTGCAGACACCGCGCACGCCGCGTGCGGACAGCAATCCGATCTTCAATCCGAGCTCGATGGATATCCGGCAGGTCGACCAGTTCGACCGCTACACCGCGGGTGCAGGTCATGCTTTCTACACCGCCGAGCGCTTCCCGGAAGCGTGGCGTGAGAAGACCGCCTTTGTCACGGAAGGTACCGGCAAGCTGGCGGGGGTCTTCGAGGTCAGCCGCGAAGGCGCGGGCTTCAAGTCCGTGCAGTCGAACAACAATATCTACAACAGCGCCGATGCGTGGTCCGGCCCGGTCTGTGCCGAAGTCGGTCCCGATGGTGCAGTGTGGATGTGCGATTGGTACAACCTGATCATCCAGCACAACCCAACCCCAAGTAAAGGATCCTCCGGCCTTGATGCACGCAACGGCAAGGGCAATGCCTATGAGACTCCGCTGCGCGATACCAAGTTCGGCCGCATTTACCGGATCTACCCGGGCGGTTCGCCGGATGACAGTAATCCTGGACTCGATCCGGAGAAGCCGGCGACCTTGCTGGCCGGCCTGAATCATCCGAACCTCTTCTGGCGCCTGCATGCCCAGCGCCTGCTGATCGAAAGCGGCAACAAGGTGTTCGCTCCGAAGCTCACGGAAGTGGCTGCTGGCGGTGATCGGGCAGCTGCCCATGCGATCTACGCGCTGGCCGGACTGAATGCCCTGGAGCCTTCCACGATCAGCCAAGCACTTGCTTCGAAGGTCCGTGCGGTGCGTCGTGCGGGGATCATCTGCGGCACCCCGCAGCAGCTGAAAGAAGGCTTGATCGTGGACGGCAAGTTCCAGATCGAGGACGCCCGCGACCTCGCCGATGCGATGGTTGCGATCTCCCGTGGTCCGGTGGATGTGGAAGTGGGCAAGGCACTCTTTGCTCTCATCACCGCGAACGAGTCGAAGATCTCCCAAGATACCCCATTGAAGGACGGCTGGCAGATCGCCGCGAACCGTCAGGCACCGGGCGTGCTGGCTGCAGCGGTGGCGGCGGGCTTCGGAGGCAGCCAGGCCGCAGCCGAGATGCCGAACCTCATGCCAAACCCGGACTTCTCCGATGTCGCCGGTGGCAAGCCTGCCAACTGGACGGACCTGCGCTTCTACGTGGGTGACCGTGATGGCGTGAAGCTCACCGCTTCTCCAGATGGCCGCGAGGGCAGCATGGCGCTATCGATCTCCTCCGCGAAGAACTCCGACTGCGGAGCTGCCGTGACGGTCAAGGTGAAGCAACGCACGCGCTACCGCCTGTCCGCCTGGATCAAGACGCAGGATCTCAAGCCTGCCGGTGACGGCCCGGGCGCGCTGCTCAACGTCCATGGTGGCGAGCGCACGCAGGGCGTGAAGGGAACAAAGGATTGGACTCAAGTTTCCACCGATGTCGAAACGGGCGACCGTTCCGAGCTTCTCGTCCACTGCCTCTTTGGCGGCTACGGCGGTGCCACCGGCACGGCTTGGTATGATGACATCTCGCTCACGGAGATTGCCGGTGGTTCCGGTCTTGCCGGCATGCTGGATCAAGTGGCGGCCCGTTTCTCGACTACCGGTGATGCGGCTGCCAAGCAGGCGCTGGCCGATGAGATCGGTAAGTCCGAAGGTGGCTTCGCCAAGAAGCTGCTGGCCCAGCTCAACACGAAGCCTGCGGCTCCGGCTCCGACAAAGGACAAGAAGAACAAGCCGGATTCCGCCGTGCATGAGCGCGGGGCCGCGATCTACGGACTGACTTGCATCGCTTGTCACGGTCCCGATGGCAAGGGTGTGGCGGGCGCTTTCCCTCCGCTTGATGGTTCGGACTGGCTGGTCGAGGACCCGAGCGTGGCGATCCGGATCATCGTGCATGGCCTGCAAGGCCCGGTGAAGGTGTCCGGTCAGGAGTTCACCAACGTGATGCCGCCGCTCATCGACCTCGATGACCAGAAGGTCTCCGATGTGCTGACCTACGTGCGCCAGAGTTGGTCGAACGACCTGCCTGCCGTGACGCCAGCGCAGGTGAAGGATATCCGCACCAAGTTCAAGGATCGCACCACGCCGTGGACGGCGAAGGAACTGGGCCACTGA